GTTTTGGAGGCGTGATTTTAGGGAATCGGGCGCGGAGGAGGCAGAGGCGCCATTGACGATGGAGGGATTGGAAGTGGAGGAGGATTTAGCTTTGATTGAGAGTTTAGGGGGTTCTAGGGTTTTGAAATTGAGGGagtatttgattaaattagagGGGGGAATTAGGGATTTTGTTGTGGGTTTTTGGTTATTTAAAAATGCGAGGGAAGAGGTGGCGGAGGTGGCGAGGTGGGTGAGGGCTGGCATGGCGGTGGTGATTTTGAGGTTAGCGAAACTAGAAAGGATTGAACTTTTACGTCTGGATTGTGACCGTGGTGATTGTGATATTTATggggtttttactttttagttgTTTGGATATGAATAGAACTCTGCTGTTATTATATGACTACaagattatttaattaataacgtaaaaaccaaattcaataataatagtttGCATGTTTTAGAGTTTCGAATCCAACGGACCTCTTGCCATgagataaaagaaattatagttAATTCACAGTagtaaggagaaaaaaagaatgataaataaaaaatttaccgtACTCAATtgagttatttaaaatatatatatacataaaagaatgattgatataaaaaaagattgagtttatgacacattaaaaataataaagatatctTTGTTTAGAATTTCTATCTTGTAattatatttcttgatttttttcaagaagATCTCATTAATATGGTTACAGGAGAATTTCAATTTATGAAAACAGCAAATCATTATCAAACTAGGGCACCTGCAAATCCGAATGAAACTCGGACACTGCAAAGAAAAAGTATAAACAAGGCTTCTAGTGTCTTCTCCAAGATTATCGAATCCCTGGTGGAagtagagagagggagagagtatTTGCTGTGAATTGTGATTATTATCAAGAAGTATCATTGAGAGAGAGGTGAACTAAATAATGTCTTTTGTTCCTCGTATTGAATTAGAAATTCAAGAAGATGAGAGCATCTTGCCAGTTAACCAAACACCCCCATGGCCTTCAGCTTTCTTGATCAAATTCTGTGTTAATCATTCGATCAATGTGTTGTATCCGACAAGAAAACTCCAGCGTTTTGCAGGTGTAGAAACACGGATATGCAAACTCCTTGAACCAGTTAAAATAGGGCAAATATCTACCACGTTGTACTGTCCACAGCACCAGTTTCTCTCCCATGACAAGGCAGAACGCTTCTTTAACCAAGCTCTCGAAGTCTTTTGCGTGCCTGTGGATCAAGGGATTGAGGATATTACTAACAGATTCTCCTCCGAGATTGTGTTGATGGCTTTTGATGCTAGTTTTAATCGTCGGAGCATAGTGCCTGTTGttgttgaaattaaagttgatatGTGGCTACAATACAATCCAGGAATAGTCACGCATATTATAGCAGGCTATGTGGGTAGACTCATGGAGAGAGGAGCTAGAGTTGATTTTTCATCTGGCCAGGTAATGAAAGGAATCAGGCTGGAAAGCAGTTCAATGGAACAGTGCAACATTTGTTTGGAAAGCTTGGGAGGTGAAGAACCGGCACTTGAGCAGCCATGTTCGCACATCTATCATCCAGGTTGCGCTCGCAGGTGGTTCGACGACAGCTCATCTTGTCCTTTGTGCCGCTTTGGCATTGATTGATACCAATTAAGCAACATATTTTGTGGTGGAAGAGTAGCCATTTAACAGGCGATTGTTTTTCCTCTTCATGTTGAAGGCTGTTCTTACGTTAGAGGTAGTTTTTGTATAACTATGGTTGTTCATGTCATGTGGAGTATCCGTGGAACTTGTCCAAGACCTTGTTATTTTGAAAGATagataaatttcaaataaagcCAATgctagataataaaaaaaaaaaaaaaaaaaaactagtattctCGAGTGAATCTTGTAAGCTagagttaaatttttaaacaatcaCCCAATGCAAGTTTATTTCACGTAATGGTGCAGAAAAGTTGTTTCATTACATGATCTACTCCTTCGAAAGTAATTTCTTCCATCTTCTAATGCAAGAGTTTATTTCTCGAGATGGTGCAGAAAAGTGTCGCTATCTTATCGAATGAATTTGATGTATTTTGTGGTGGAAGATTACTTAACATGGAAACGATTTTCTTAGGTTAATAGTAGCCTTGTTTAACTAAAGATTGCTTTATGTTATGTTTGGAGTAGCCgtggtttttaattaaaatacttCAGCTAAACAAATCCACAGTAGAAATCCTAACACCTTCATGTTCAAATTCGCACCTGGAGGAAATGTATTATGATTCAGGAAAAAGAAACCCCCGTTGACCATGTGGCTTCCTTGTTGCAATATTTTGGACGGTGGAACATTCACACACAGACAGCAGCAAATTGTGTGCTATTGGAAACGAATAGAGAAGTGTTGAGAATAGAGTAgcaaaacttgtgaaataaATTGTGCTAATAAAATAACATGGGTTCCTATATTGGTGAAAGCCAACTAAAATCAGAGACAAGATTTCAAATATGAAGACAATTAACGAGTTTATATCTTTGCTAGAATTAAGTGATGtctctaattttttataaaaccacTCTTCTGTGTTTTAAAGTTTCAATGCAGCTCCTGCCATGGCCAGAGCCCCCTCAAAGCTTTGATTCCCACCAATGAACCCACTCATGTGGACAAAAACACCACCAGGGATTTGAGACTCCCTCGACAGGTCATCATCCCTCAGACCTCGCCACTGAGCTGGGAGAGGCTTCCGGCTCTCAAAACTGTCAGGTGATTTTGCAACTGCCTGCACTCGCCACTGTTTGCTCCTGTCATCctgcaaaatattaaattatcacaAGTATTCTGAAATTTCACAGGCATAAACTTACAGCTAGACCTGGACAACctctattttttcctttatttttactttgttatgTGTGTTAGGGTTGGGGATTGGTGATTTATATAGTAGCTTCTCACCCTAAGGTCAAGGAACCAAACACATCTGAGAGTTTCATTAACCTCAATCTACACATGCTAAAACACCAACAAGAGAAAACCACCCTTGAAATTTCATTCGCGTGTCATATATTCTAATGATAGGGACTGCAAAGAATGGTTCTTCATTTTAAACAGAAGATAATAATCTGAAAATGAAACCAACAAAGCTATGCATAAGCATAACGTACCTGATAGAGAACATATTTAACCAAAGGATCAATCTTCAGTTCACCCTCAAGCTCAAACAAGTGAAGTTTCCACTGTAAGATACAAAATGCAATCAGAATTCTCTGGAAATTAGAGTTTATAGCtgcatcttttttttcatccatGAAGTAGAAGACATGGTCAGACAAAAATAAGTTCCTAAAGCAAGATGATAGTACCATCACATGAGAGAATTGTGCCAACTTAAAGAACTACATATAGCAGCCAATTATTTCTATTGCATAAATGCAaactatttttctcttcttcttctttcatttttcgAGGTTTGAGGGTTGAATATGCAGGTTTCAAGCAATTATCAAAGCACTACCAATCCCATCATGATACACAAAGGCAATAGTGAAACCAGTATCATTTGTAACATATACACAGCAGTGAAGCACATAAAGACAAAAGGTATCACTAGAATAACAGAAGTCAACATAAGTGCAAGAACATGTGCACATATTAACTTACAGGGCAAAATGTTTTCAAGACCATAATTTCACcactaggatcaacatcaaatcTAGTTGTGAGACATTCCATTACAATTGATCGAGCTGGTAACCAAGATTTTGCATGAAAGCGAACATTCTGTAAATAAGATATGGTCAGTGACTATAAGGTTATGAATAACAGGAAATGCATGTCAAAACCCTTTATTCTCACAGCATAGACTGCTAATGGaggaaaaaggaaatgaatagtagcgaaaaaaaaaaggctattgaagagtttgttgaaaaACCTAACTCTTGAAACAAAGTAAAAACTCACATCTAAAAACTCACTGCCAGCGAGAGCCATTGCTCGTTCAAATGCCTCATTCTCCTTCTTAGGTGATTGATCAGGATCTGTCCAATCCAAATTGAATTTCCCAACTCTTGAAGACAAATGTGTGTTATTCACATATTTTGGAGGCTGGTCTGTATCATATTGATTGATTCCATTGTCAATGGCATCGATTGCCTGCAGCAAATAAAACAAGGATTTCTTGAatgatataacaaaaaataagttaaCCACTGCCAAACAAGATGAGCAACAGAAACAAGCATCCAGATTGAATCAAAACTTTCAGGTTATGAAGACATCAGGAAACATGACAGGCTGGTCCTGTGGTAATTCAATGCAATTGAAAGAAACCAGGAATGGTGTGGAAAACCAAAAAAGCTCTGGTAATCACACTAGTTAAAAGATTACAGGcataacaaataacaatcataaaactGTAGACAAAGGAAATGAGGACTGTTGAGTTCACACAATATCAATGTTAGAATGGGACCAGCCCAACCCAACTTTCCACATAGCACCACCAATACATTTCATGGTGTTTCAATTGATGCTGAAGCTTCATGCAGAATTCTTTTATCCAGAAGACATGATTATACTTCCTAAGTTCATGAGTGGTTCATCTTATATTTGTTTGCAAACCTAAACATCCACACATAGATGTTCATGCCCAAAGTTATCTAAAATAACATTGAAAAATGCAGCATCATCTTTTGAAAACTTTGATGTGATCAAAATAAGAAGTATAGTATAGGATACTGATATAacccatggttttttttggcaAAGAGCATAAGTAGAATCTTTGGTGCACAAAGCAAGATCTCAAAAAACAGTTCTGAACACCATCCATTATATTAATACGGATTGTAACCTAAATTTCTCAAGCATATGAAGAAGTTAGCACCTCCATAAAGCTCTTGTAAACAGCCAAGAACAAGCGGTGCACATCTGGATGACCTTCATCCACTTGAAGCTCCTTGGCTATAATCTCCTTTCCAAAGTgctaaagaaagaaagtaaaaatcAGATTGATAATCAAGAAAATAGTTAAACTGCCATAGTTTAATTGTACACAGAACTTCTATTAAATTCCACACTACATGCATTCATTtgcaaataaacaaatgaatacCTTATACACAAGTCCAGCACTGCTAAGCTTGGTAGAGAACCCATGTCCAAAAACCTCCCCAAAACCCTTTTGATGGTGATCATACCGGTCACGACTTGGATCATACACGCCTCCAACATCAAGCACGGCATCAAGACCCTCCAATACCTGAAACAGCCCCAAATCAATTCACACGTGGCCTACATAAAAACACAACCAAACTACAAGCTCAAGCTCTGTTATTAGCTGACAATAAATCTACATGCAAAGAGTAACTAGAAAACTTTAAATCACACAATCCCCATATGCAAACTCCCATTCTCATAAAACAATGCTCACCTTCCAGCACATCATTCTGCATTTTTTTAGCACGACTAGCAAATTCAAATGAGAAAAAGATACAAGTAAATTCCAAAATCCTCCAAAACACTAACAAAACCACGCTTTAAATTCTCATATTTACCTACTCTACACCCCCCCAAGGTTTCAATTACTTTAGGATCTATTATTTCTAGGCAACATAACAGAAATTGGGTTTGCAGTactgacaaaaacaaaaccGTCAAATTTTTAAACCTTCCCTGCTCTAAACCCCCAAATTTTGAATCTTTACAGGGTGTAGAGCATCAAACCATCGGAAAAAATATATGGGTTTGCTTTATTATTACCTGCGGGTCGCGGCTTCGTACAATTTCAGCATTGGAATACTTGCTAGTGAGGCGAATCATGAAGCAGCCAAGAGCCTCGTCACAGTGAAAGCTGCCATTGTGTGTGCCCACGTGCTTTAGGGGCACGTTAACAGGAGATCCAGTGGAGTAAGTAGGAGAAGAAACTGAAGGACGCGTGGCTGCCATGAGAGGGAGTGTAATGAGAGAAGGAATTAGGGTTTTAGAGAGGTTGGAGTTGGAGAATAGCTTCCAGTTGAGATTAAACCCTCTTGTCAGTGCCAACATGTCCCTCTCAAGATTTTCTAAGGTCAAGTGCTCCACACACTTTTGTTATAAGAGGTTGAAAATCACGAAATGCACCtctactttcattttttttttttgtcacattGACCCTTCCATTGTGAGCATTCTCACTTTTTACTCCAAGCCAGTCATATTAATGGGTTGATATTACTGTTTCTCCAACCCCGTCACCATTACTACAAACACTAAAAGAACTAGGGTAATATTGCTGTTTACAAGaacaataatcatttttttaattgtagttaTTCAACCTTTTTAATTGCAACTTCATCCTTTCAAGTTATATTACATGTTGAGATgtcttttgatttatgtttttctatacATGTAAAGTGTAAGGGATATTTTAGTAATGAATTGGAGAGCAATTTTctaccaaataaaaatttatttgtaattatacatataaatttaaaaagaaggaccaaatttaaaaaaataaccaaacaaacaaacctGTTTTGATATTGGCGAAAACAGATAATTTGATTGTTATAGTTTTCAGTTTATTCATCGTATGGtccatattatttttgaattttacattttggtccaaaattttattatgttttttgtttcaatccttaaaagttaaaagaagagagagagagattcattcaaaaatatttacgaAAGAAAAGGTTTCGACATTCAAGACATCAAAAGGAGTGATATTAGTGTCCataaggttttgtttttaaagggAGTTTAATGtaactttttttctctaaaaataataatgtggtTGTTAAAGTTTTGGAGGCGTGATTTTAGGGAATCGGGCGCGGAGGAGGCAGAGGCGCCATTGACGATGGAGGGATTGGACGAGGAGGAGGATTTAGCTTTGATTGAGAGTTaggggtttttagggttttgaaatTGAGGGGGTATTTGATTATGAGAGGGGGAAATTAGGGATTTTGTTGTGGGTTTTTGGTTATTTAAAAATGCGAGGGAAGAGGTGGCGGAGCTGGGTGAGGCCCCGTGAGGGTTGGCACGGCGGTGGTGATTTTGAGGTTAGCGAAATTAACGGGCCGTTTGGTACTGCGGTCCAAACGGCTTTTTGcccaatttcaaatttttttttttttttttgctaaaattgagttcggtttgtactttctggatcgttttgatgtgctgatatcaaaaatgatttttaaaaaataaaaaaacattattggcatacttttcggcacgaaaagctatttgaaaagcaacagctaccacactcccaaacaccctcttaggATTGAACCTTGAAGTCTGGACTGTGACTGTGGTGAGTGTGATATTTATGGGGTTTTGTTTGTTGGTGGAATTACGGGAGGGGAGAGAGAAGATTAGACtaattttcatgttatttgctttttttaatttttattgactAATAGATTAATTGTCATGCGATTAAAATTagttaattgtgttttttttttaattatttggatATGAATAGAACTCTGCCGTTATTATATGACTACaagattattgaattaataacgtaaaatccaaattcaataataatagtttGCATGTTTTAGAGTTTCGAATCCAATGGACCTCTTGCCATGAGGTATAAGAAATTATAGTTAATTCACAGtagtaagaagaagaagaatgataaataaaatttttaccgTACTCAATTGAGTTATTTTTGGTTTACAAGTATAATTTTATTAGAGTTTTGATATAGTCGAAATAAACTGTATATCTTCTTTACAAAATCAATGTATTGGATTAATTTACACTGTTATTGAAACTGAACAAAACTTAAATTCTTattatatttggattttttttttctatttagattagaatttttaatttaattaagattttactAATTAgagtatttttcttatatttaaacaAGCTTACcctaaattttctttcttaaaaacttctctctctttctatctcACAATTTTGTAACCCTTTTCTCTGAACAGCAACTGCCTTCCAAGATAGACATCAAGATGACAGGAATGCCGAAGGATTCTATTACGAAAGATATGGTGATGCAGATTCTCTTAAAATTACCCGTCAAATCTATATTGAGATTCAGGTGTGCATCAAAATCATGGAACTCCCTCATTACTAGCCCTGGATTCATGAAGAACCATCTGGACAAAGCCAAGCAACTGCTTCTCCTTCGAACCGAAAATCCTGTAGTATCTTACTCTTTGCATCTTGATAATGATCGTGTAGATATGTGCTCACGTTTGGAGTTTCCTATTCCAAATGAAGCTGgtctttttgattttattggcTGTTGTAATGGAGTTGCATGTCTTTCGAGTCAATATCTCCAAATCGATAGCAGCAGAAGACTCGTCTTGTGGAACCCATCAATTAGAAAAACTTTGGATCTTCCAGCTCCGAGTTCATGGGCTGCCATTGACAAGACTTTATTGGGCCTTGGCTATGATGCACAAAGTGACGACTATAAGGTTGCCAGGGTTGTGAGGCTAAAAGGCCCAGAATATGCGGACGAGCGTCcatttgcttttcaattttactcGCTCAATTCAGGATCTTGGAATGAAAACGCTGATGTCAGCAGTAGTCTTGCGAATGAAGATACTTTGCGCAGCATCACCCTACATGGCTTTGGCAATCCGGCCATTGTAAATGGGGTCATTCACTGGCTTCTACATCCTAGAGAAAATAACGGTATGCTGGCACTATCCTTTGATTTAAGCAATAATTCATTCGGAGAGTTAATGCTGCCTGAATGTTTCGATCCGACGGAACGGATGGCGGCGATGTCCATTTCAGTGTTCAAGGACTCTCTTTCTTTCAATGTCCTTAAGGATTATGGCGGAAATTATGTTTGTGAGGTATGGTTGATGAACCAATACGGTGCGAGGGAATCATGGGACAAACAATACCGGATTGAAATGCTCGATATAGCAAGGCCGGTGGTTTTTAGGAGTAATGGAGAGATATTAATGGCAGGATATGCAAATTCTCAGTTAGTTTCATGTGATCCTCAGACACGGGAAATTCATGATATGGGGCTGGAGGTGTTACTTGATGACTACGCTGATTATTTTGTTGAGAGTCTCGCTTTACTTGATAGATCAAACTAGACCCGGTAGCAAAAGGTACGGATCATATCTTAATATCTTTAACTGTTCTTTGGGATTGATATGAATTGGGAtgttttctctttaaattttcttcgttcttgaATTACTCGCGTGTTCATCTTGTATTCATCCTTGTGCATGTGACCGGTTACCATTCATGAACGTGGCCTTTTTTTAGTTTAGCTTTGTTTTAATCTGCAATGCATTCATGATCCCCTGTCAATCGATCGGTAAGCATTTCAAACTTTTTACAAGTTCCTTCTCCCTGTTTTGTGCCGAGAGTGTTGATTATTTATGCTCTACTAGTCTGTTTTGTGATATTCGCTTCATCCACTAGATTTTGGTGAAAGACACTATATTCTGCAAAAAGATTGTTACCATAGGTGAAATTAATATACATCCAAGCATGCTCTCGAGACCATGTAATGGGAAAAGGGCCCTCTTGTGTATTGATCGGTGTTTTCTTGCTTCTATGCAGGCTGCTGGACCTGCAACAACTAGTGGAGCTTAGTAAAAGAACAAAAGAGGCACTTGAGAGGTTGTATTTGAAAAGGAAGACAGtattctatatataaaagacatcaGTTTTATGTGTTATTGTTTCTTAACATTTACTTGTTCTTGGAGGTTTCTGGGCATGAACAGATGAAAATATTCTATAATTTTGGCAAATTCTGAAGATTTATAGTCTGTTGTGAGGTGGCTTTACTCCGAACTAtcagttttatatgttaatgtttCTTCACACTTACTTGTTCTTGGAGGTTTCTGGACATGAACAGATCAAACTATTCTATTATTTTGGCAAATTCTGAAGATTTATAGTTTGTTGTGAGGTGGCTTTACTCAGAACTACcagttttatatgttaatgtttCTTCACACTTACTTGTTCTTGGAGGTTTCTGGGCATGAACAGATCAAACCATTCTATAATTTTGGCAAATTCTGAAGATTTATGGTTTGTTGTGAGGTGACTTTACTCAGAACTATCTGTTAGTATTTACGGCTTTGGGCTGTCGATGTTGTTAAGGATTTGATGGCAGGGATTGTCGGTAATCAAAGCACGCTTTTTAACCACAccttttaaaaacttaattttttaaatcaacaaccACATTTGCCTAAAATATGGGCAGCTTCCCTGTAACCTGGAAACGCCGGACATGGTCAGCATATAGTAAACGGTGTCCCCGAgaaccattatttttttggcaCTTACAGTTCCtgttcttcttgttcttcattGGAAGTTCCAACAGACTCTTTCACATCAGTTCTAAAATGGCAACTCGTTTTCTCTTTTTGCCTCGTTATATCTTGAAAGTTTGAGACTTCTTCCCTTCCCTTCTCTTGTTCAGGGGATTCTCCATTGAATCTGatcaagaaaagagaaacagaTTCTTCATTCAATCTACAAACCATGTTTTTACTCTGAATAGTAAGTTCAGACACTAGAAAACTTGAGGAGGCCATTGCACATAATACCACCGAtcttaatatcaaattatttactGAAAATATGTCAAATGTAATTCtaaatcaaagataaaatagtcaagattgttaatttaattcaattttataattaaatattctaaaaatataattgagttcatttataagatttaatattttattttaaatataaaaattataataagttatgaattgaattcaaatcatatataaaatttaatttgattttacatTTATGTTGATTCTAAATAGACTCTTTCATgactaaatatttatataaaaaatcataacttcAAATATCTTTGTGATTCTCTCAAATAAAAACTACCAAACAAAACTCAAGTTATGGTTAAAAATTTGTGTCGGGATCACATAGGAATTTGTTTCAGATATTGTTAAAATTCAATTGAACAATAagctttacttttatttttacaaggaaaggattataattattttttgtatggatGTATTAGAGTAACTATACAGGTGGTGGGTAATCCACCTGAAAAGTAATTTAATCTACTCTTCCTTTTTGTTTTACTGATAATAGTATAATTACATTAACTTTCATACACTCAcactaaaattaaatatttgttatttttttcaatttaaaatttatgattttttttcttggtatttttatagaagttttattgatttttaattttatcatttaatctaaatttatggtatgttattttttataatttgatcctaatttttttttgttatctttttattaaagttattattcttttcaatttaatctcttcATCATAAATTTGTTGTTtccctctcattttttttttttcaattttaactcttattattttaattattattattatttattttgaatctttttctgtgatttttttttctaattttgtccTTAAGCATTTCATTTCTTGGGGATTGTTCTTCgcaatttttttatgcatggtATTTTTGGTTTGATAACCCGAGTCACCGATTgacatcttttctttttggcttatttctttttcttttttgatttcgatgtttgaatattttttttaaattggctttgtgttttttttagttttttttttttattaagttatcgcGATTTCATGATCTAAAATGTAAGTTTGGCGGGTTAACCCGGACTGACTAACCAGTTAATCCCCATATTACAAGTCTTTTATGCTACCATGCATGAACGTGGCCTTTTATCATCATGTAATtcttgtgattgtgattgtgattgttaTAGCTGAACTCATTGCAATGGCTTTGCGGTGCCTTGGATAactggtcaaattaattttgtgtAAAAGTGCGTGGTTAGGCTCAGCTCCCGATTAATAAAAATTGGAAGAACACCAGCCGGCTGGATAAATCGATTATAGTACATAATCTCTTACGGTTTTTATTTGGGAAAATTACCTTTCATAGTTTTGTCGTTTTTATAAACCAAATGCACTGTTGAAGATCAACATTAagggttgtttgtttttgctgagAGAGAATTTGGTGATGAGCGTGCCAGTGATGGCAATGCCATCGAGGAAAGGCCAGTTACGGTTCCATTCTCTCTTGAAGAATACTGCCCCTGGATCgaacttccttttccttttctttttcgatTCTCTCTTCTACGTGATTGTCTTATTGAGggttcatttaatattttataagaaaactaaTCTGTGactctaaattataatttaaaatttgtttttcataaacaaattacaataaaaatagaatttataagaaaaaataatttttagaaagatctattgaacaaaaaaataaaataataacaaaaataaaattgtataaaattcaagtatgtaaaaacaaattatcttaatattaaagcCAAATACACGTTCCAAATTTAtatgttcaaataaaattaaactagaacaatGACGGTACTGGAGGAGGAAGCCGGTTGCTCTCGGGACCATATGGCCAGAAAGAAAGCGCA
This region of Populus alba chromosome 3, ASM523922v2, whole genome shotgun sequence genomic DNA includes:
- the LOC118035233 gene encoding F-box protein CPR1 → MWLLKFWRRDFRESGAEEAEAPLTMEGLDEEEDLALIERKRWRSWVRPREGWHGGGDFEQLPSKIDIKMTGMPKDSITKDMVMQILLKLPVKSILRFRCASKSWNSLITSPGFMKNHLDKAKQLLLLRTENPVVSYSLHLDNDRVDMCSRLEFPIPNEAGLFDFIGCCNGVACLSSQYLQIDSSRRLVLWNPSIRKTLDLPAPSSWAAIDKTLLGLGYDAQSDDYKVARVVRLKGPEYADERPFAFQFYSLNSGSWNENADVSSSLANEDTLRSITLHGFGNPAIVNGVIHWLLHPRENNGMLALSFDLSNNSFGELMLPECFDPTERMAAMSISVFKDSLSFNVLKDYGGNYVCEVWLMNQYGARESWDKQYRIEMLDIARPVVFRISLYLIDQTRPGSKRLLDLQQLVELSKRTKEALERFLGMNR
- the LOC118034612 gene encoding uncharacterized protein, with product MLALTRGFNLNWKLFSNSNLSKTLIPSLITLPLMAATRPSVSSPTYSTGSPVNVPLKHVGTHNGSFHCDEALGCFMIRLTSKYSNAEIVRSRDPQVLEGLDAVLDVGGVYDPSRDRYDHHQKGFGEVFGHGFSTKLSSAGLVYKHFGKEIIAKELQVDEGHPDVHRLFLAVYKSFMEAIDAIDNGINQYDTDQPPKYVNNTHLSSRVGKFNLDWTDPDQSPKKENEAFERAMALAGSEFLDNVRFHAKSWLPARSIVMECLTTRFDVDPSGEIMVLKTFCPWKLHLFELEGELKIDPLVKYVLYQDDRSKQWRVQAVAKSPDSFESRKPLPAQWRGLRDDDLSRESQIPGGVFVHMSGFIGGNQSFEGALAMAGAALKL